The Candidatus Koribacter versatilis Ellin345 genome has a segment encoding these proteins:
- a CDS encoding TonB-dependent receptor — MLRLRASRSPLGRRRGPWAKASSLILLITVLTFLSTLSFAQVTSGTMFGDVTDPSGAVIPGAKVTAHADSIGVTRTVTASGTGEFVIPNLPPATYTVTVESKGFKALKKEGVILNAADKLNAGQFALPVGTTDSQVTVTADAAQLQLQSNSGERSDIITSKQLNEVALNGRNVLDYMKLVPGVSGMYDGHASGTGGNDAFNINGTRANQHEYTIDGASNVDTGNNGGTHITINPDAIEEVKVLTSNYQAEYGKAAGGQIALTTKSGTNDWHGNGRFYHRHEGLNANEYFNKQAELAAGSDNEPAKYRYNYVGYSIGGPVLKNKLFFFWNQEYYRQYVPLGNTIQAYVPTALERQGDFSQSVRPGTDASGNAISVPVEISGPGIVGNKINRDALTPAQQSTFDNMQKILNLYPMPNVPGFAVNGQQYNYSTLPSAPDPRREDILRIDWQINNANRIYGRWAHNADTMTAPYTPFPGPFGIFACSAPEFNGGCTQKHPGWNFSVNLVSTITPTVLNEFSIGPSHTLSLAESNGGISSSALGVNLPVLYPGLTDTIPDVAFNGMNNVAFSNPYLGATPWKQANTTINVNDNLTWSYKNHTFKTGVFYQRNRKDQIAWGNINGQFGFDSGQTAPSGCDSNSLQCGDPIASALLGQFQSFSQSTARPVGKFRYDQWELYVQDTWKLTPTFTLDYGMRFAYIPPQYDANMQIALFDPNAYNPANAVELDGGGNIMPGTGDVYNGMRFTKMGDLPAGGWGSRGFMPEPRIGFAWDPFSNHKTVLRGGFGMMHDRVQGNLIFNPVFNNPVTVRTASLGSGSIEQFGGAPGFGNGVLGGVIGADLSGKVPTVYSFSLGVQREIGWGSTIDVAYVGSLSRHLVTSHDINAVPYGAAFERQNQDPNCDLSYEGGPNFGGTVPNVEPNLNPIYTAAGLSFSGLCAYGHPGYTDAFLVPYRGYGQIAYLDWGGTSNYNSLQVSFQKRYGKGLTFGAVYTYSKSLGTANSDQDTQDAFNALVDYRALSWDRTHVFAANYVYDIPGLAKHFNAPKWVGYITDNYQLSGVTNFQTGTPVDMGNNWSWEHGALTGGNMWGATQYYYTLDSSGNPVLPGIGPPPRGSRDQIRYGGLQNWDMSLFKNIPFHERYNIQLRLEAFNVFNHTNFSAAHWTINTNGPWEYSPNDALSITQGSDWGTPQSTYGTGPSGFRVVQLGARFSF; from the coding sequence ATGTTGCGTCTAAGAGCGTCGAGGTCGCCTCTTGGCCGACGCCGTGGCCCCTGGGCCAAGGCATCTAGCCTAATTCTTCTCATCACCGTTCTAACTTTCCTTTCCACCCTCTCCTTCGCCCAAGTCACTTCCGGCACCATGTTCGGAGATGTCACAGACCCCAGCGGCGCGGTGATTCCCGGCGCAAAGGTGACCGCGCACGCCGACTCGATCGGCGTCACCCGTACGGTTACGGCTTCCGGCACCGGCGAGTTCGTCATTCCGAACCTTCCGCCTGCCACATACACCGTCACTGTGGAGTCCAAGGGTTTCAAGGCCCTTAAGAAGGAAGGCGTCATCCTCAATGCGGCTGACAAGTTAAACGCCGGCCAGTTCGCCCTTCCTGTCGGCACCACCGATAGTCAAGTTACTGTTACCGCCGACGCCGCACAGCTCCAGCTGCAGAGCAACTCCGGCGAGCGCTCCGATATCATCACCAGCAAGCAGCTCAATGAAGTCGCACTCAACGGGCGCAACGTCCTCGACTACATGAAGCTCGTCCCCGGCGTTTCCGGCATGTATGACGGTCACGCCTCCGGCACCGGCGGTAACGACGCCTTCAACATCAACGGCACCCGCGCCAATCAGCACGAGTACACGATTGACGGCGCTTCTAACGTGGATACCGGCAACAACGGTGGCACCCACATCACTATCAATCCCGACGCCATCGAGGAAGTGAAAGTCCTTACCTCGAACTACCAGGCCGAATACGGCAAAGCCGCCGGCGGACAAATTGCCCTTACCACCAAGTCCGGGACCAACGATTGGCATGGCAATGGCCGCTTCTACCATCGTCACGAAGGCCTGAACGCCAACGAATATTTCAACAAGCAAGCCGAACTCGCCGCAGGAAGCGATAACGAACCAGCCAAGTATCGCTACAACTACGTGGGCTACTCCATCGGCGGCCCGGTCCTCAAGAACAAACTGTTCTTCTTCTGGAACCAGGAGTACTACCGCCAGTACGTTCCCCTTGGCAACACCATCCAGGCTTACGTCCCAACTGCCCTCGAACGGCAGGGCGACTTCTCACAATCGGTTCGACCCGGAACGGATGCCAGCGGCAACGCCATCTCCGTTCCCGTGGAGATCTCGGGGCCCGGCATCGTCGGCAACAAGATCAATCGCGATGCCCTTACGCCCGCCCAGCAGTCCACCTTCGACAACATGCAGAAGATCCTGAACCTGTACCCGATGCCCAACGTCCCTGGCTTTGCCGTAAATGGGCAGCAGTACAACTATTCGACCCTGCCCTCCGCGCCCGATCCGCGCCGCGAAGACATCCTTCGTATCGATTGGCAGATCAACAATGCGAACCGCATTTATGGTCGCTGGGCACACAATGCCGACACCATGACCGCGCCTTATACGCCGTTCCCCGGCCCGTTCGGTATCTTCGCCTGCTCGGCTCCAGAGTTTAACGGCGGATGCACCCAGAAGCACCCCGGCTGGAACTTCTCCGTCAACCTCGTTAGCACCATCACCCCGACCGTGTTGAACGAGTTCTCCATCGGTCCCAGCCACACTCTCTCGCTGGCGGAATCCAACGGCGGTATTTCTTCCTCGGCGCTTGGCGTCAACCTTCCGGTTCTCTATCCGGGACTCACCGACACCATTCCTGACGTCGCCTTCAACGGTATGAACAACGTGGCGTTCTCCAATCCTTATCTCGGCGCCACCCCGTGGAAACAGGCGAATACGACGATCAACGTCAACGACAACCTGACTTGGTCCTACAAGAACCATACGTTTAAGACCGGCGTCTTCTACCAGCGGAACCGCAAAGACCAGATTGCCTGGGGAAACATCAACGGACAATTCGGCTTCGATTCCGGCCAGACCGCACCTTCGGGTTGCGACAGTAATTCACTTCAATGCGGCGACCCGATCGCCAGCGCATTGCTCGGTCAATTCCAGAGCTTTAGCCAATCCACCGCCCGTCCCGTCGGCAAGTTCCGCTACGACCAATGGGAACTTTACGTTCAGGACACCTGGAAACTCACACCAACCTTCACCCTCGACTACGGCATGCGTTTCGCTTACATCCCGCCGCAGTACGACGCCAATATGCAGATCGCCCTGTTTGATCCCAACGCCTACAATCCCGCCAACGCTGTCGAGTTGGACGGCGGCGGCAACATCATGCCCGGTACGGGCGATGTGTACAACGGCATGCGGTTCACCAAAATGGGCGACCTCCCGGCTGGCGGTTGGGGATCGCGCGGCTTCATGCCTGAACCGCGCATCGGTTTCGCGTGGGATCCGTTCTCTAACCACAAGACGGTCCTTCGCGGCGGCTTCGGCATGATGCACGACCGCGTTCAAGGCAACCTCATCTTCAACCCAGTCTTTAATAATCCGGTCACTGTCAGAACCGCATCCTTGGGTTCCGGAAGCATTGAGCAGTTCGGCGGAGCGCCCGGCTTTGGCAATGGAGTTCTCGGTGGCGTGATCGGCGCCGATCTCTCCGGCAAGGTACCCACCGTCTACAGCTTTAGCCTCGGCGTCCAGCGCGAGATTGGGTGGGGCTCCACCATTGACGTCGCCTATGTCGGTTCTCTGTCTCGTCACCTCGTTACCTCGCACGACATCAATGCAGTGCCCTACGGCGCAGCGTTCGAACGCCAGAACCAGGACCCCAACTGCGATCTGAGTTATGAAGGCGGGCCGAACTTTGGCGGTACCGTGCCGAATGTGGAACCCAACCTCAATCCGATTTATACCGCAGCCGGTCTGAGTTTTAGCGGTCTCTGCGCCTATGGTCATCCCGGCTATACCGACGCGTTCCTGGTTCCCTACCGAGGCTATGGCCAGATCGCCTACCTCGATTGGGGTGGAACGTCTAACTACAACTCGCTCCAAGTCTCATTCCAGAAACGCTACGGCAAAGGACTCACCTTCGGCGCCGTCTATACCTACTCAAAGAGCCTTGGCACTGCTAACTCCGACCAGGATACGCAAGACGCCTTTAATGCCTTGGTCGATTACCGTGCTTTGAGCTGGGACCGTACCCATGTGTTCGCCGCGAACTATGTGTACGACATCCCGGGCCTTGCCAAGCATTTCAACGCACCCAAATGGGTCGGCTATATCACCGACAACTACCAGTTGAGCGGAGTTACCAACTTCCAGACCGGTACCCCTGTTGATATGGGAAACAACTGGTCTTGGGAGCACGGTGCTCTGACTGGCGGCAACATGTGGGGTGCAACCCAGTACTACTACACCCTCGACAGCTCCGGGAATCCGGTGCTGCCCGGCATCGGTCCGCCACCGCGTGGCTCACGCGACCAGATCCGCTACGGCGGCTTGCAGAACTGGGATATGTCGCTCTTCAAGAACATCCCGTTCCATGAGCGCTACAACATTCAACTTCGTCTCGAAGCCTTCAACGTGTTCAACCACACGAACTTCAGCGCCGCGCACTGGACGATCAACACCAATGGTCCGTGGGAGTATTCACCCAACGACGCGTTGTCCATAACCCAGGGTTCTGATTGGGGAACACCCCAGAGCACATATGGCACTGGCCCCAGCGGCTTCCGTGTAGTCCAACTCGGCGCCCGCTTTAGCTTCTAA
- the argH gene encoding argininosuccinate lyase, translated as MKMWSGRFSQSLDPEFESWQRSLPFDKKLLRHEVAASGAHATALAKAGVLSSEELALIKSGLAQIARDGAPDADDPSIEDVHHFVESRLIEIAGEVGRKLHTGRSRNEQIATDLRLYVREQIDETTLLIADVIAALIERAESVGEAAMPSYTHLQRAEPVLIAHWLLAYAEMFFRDITRLADCRKRANLCPLGSAAVAGTFVALDRGYIATLLGFDAPTANSIDATSDRDFAIEFVQSLSVIGLHLSRMAEEMILFATTEFGFLQLPEQFATGSSAMPQKKNPDSLELVRGKSAALLAHAMQLAVTLKALPLAYNKDMQETQQPVFASAEECIAMLRITAGFLRAVKFNTAVMHTAASTGYMNAMAAAGYLVQQGIPFRRAHELIGAAVKLAVEKHCELHDLSADDLRNLGIAADDSFYAALQLPAVLAQKNVAGGTAPNQVSTALKAAKKKLIAIGEVQHVSA; from the coding sequence ATGAAGATGTGGTCCGGGCGCTTCTCTCAGTCTCTCGACCCCGAGTTCGAGAGCTGGCAGAGATCGCTGCCCTTCGACAAAAAACTGCTGAGGCATGAGGTCGCCGCCAGTGGCGCCCATGCCACAGCCTTGGCCAAGGCCGGCGTGTTGAGCAGCGAAGAACTCGCGCTCATCAAGTCCGGCCTCGCGCAGATCGCCCGCGACGGCGCGCCCGATGCCGACGATCCCAGCATTGAAGATGTGCATCACTTTGTCGAATCGCGTCTCATTGAGATCGCCGGCGAAGTCGGCCGCAAGCTCCACACCGGACGCAGCCGCAACGAGCAGATCGCCACTGACCTGCGCCTCTACGTGCGCGAACAGATCGATGAAACCACTCTTCTTATCGCCGACGTCATCGCCGCTCTCATCGAGCGCGCTGAATCTGTTGGTGAAGCCGCCATGCCGTCGTACACGCATCTCCAGCGCGCCGAGCCCGTGCTGATCGCGCACTGGCTGCTCGCTTACGCGGAAATGTTCTTCCGCGACATCACCCGTCTCGCCGATTGCCGCAAGCGCGCCAACCTCTGCCCGCTCGGCTCCGCTGCTGTCGCTGGAACCTTCGTCGCCCTCGATCGTGGTTACATCGCCACGCTCCTCGGTTTCGACGCTCCCACCGCCAACTCCATAGACGCCACCAGCGATCGCGACTTCGCCATCGAATTCGTGCAATCGCTCAGCGTCATCGGCCTGCACCTCAGCCGCATGGCCGAAGAGATGATCCTCTTCGCCACCACCGAATTCGGTTTCCTCCAGTTGCCGGAACAGTTCGCCACCGGCAGCAGCGCCATGCCGCAGAAGAAGAACCCGGATTCTCTCGAACTCGTCCGCGGCAAGTCTGCAGCACTCTTAGCGCACGCCATGCAGTTGGCGGTCACGCTCAAAGCTCTTCCGCTTGCCTATAACAAGGACATGCAGGAGACTCAGCAGCCCGTCTTCGCCAGCGCCGAAGAGTGCATTGCCATGTTGCGCATCACCGCCGGCTTCCTCCGCGCCGTAAAGTTCAACACGGCTGTCATGCACACCGCTGCCAGTACCGGCTACATGAACGCCATGGCTGCCGCGGGATACCTCGTGCAGCAGGGAATTCCATTCCGCCGCGCCCACGAACTCATTGGCGCCGCGGTGAAGCTCGCCGTCGAAAAACACTGCGAACTCCACGACCTCAGCGCCGACGATCTACGCAACCTCGGCATCGCCGCGGACGACAGCTTCTACGCCGCTCTGCAACTACCCGCCGTGCTCGCCCAGAAGAATGTCGCTGGCGGCACCGCTCCCAATCAGGTATCGACGGCCCTCAAGGCTGCAAAGAAAAAGCTCATTGCTATTGGGGAGGTGCAACATGTCAGTGCGTAA
- a CDS encoding N-acetyltransferase: MSVRNAVLRDAARIDELIRAHTSDGTLLPRTMTEICADIRDFVVAEIDGKIVGCGALHLYGMHLAEIRSINILNEYRGRKLGVEIVNALLEEAKHHDVTCVCLFTRVPEFFGSLGFKEADRDRLPDKVYKDCMRCPRNQACDEIAMYRGKLPKLTNMPKGYRPSDIVRLVTIAH; the protein is encoded by the coding sequence ATGTCAGTGCGTAACGCCGTTCTTCGCGATGCCGCCCGCATCGACGAACTCATTCGCGCTCACACGTCCGATGGCACCCTGCTGCCGCGCACGATGACCGAGATCTGCGCCGACATCCGTGACTTCGTCGTCGCCGAGATCGATGGCAAAATTGTCGGCTGCGGCGCGCTACACCTCTACGGCATGCACCTCGCCGAGATCCGCTCAATCAACATCCTCAATGAGTATCGTGGTCGCAAACTGGGCGTCGAAATCGTCAACGCGCTCCTCGAAGAAGCCAAGCACCACGACGTCACCTGCGTCTGCCTCTTCACCCGCGTGCCCGAATTTTTCGGAAGCCTCGGTTTCAAGGAAGCCGATCGCGACCGCCTTCCCGACAAGGTCTACAAAGACTGCATGCGCTGCCCAAGAAACCAGGCCTGCGATGAAATCGCCATGTACCGCGGCAAGCTCCCCAAGCTAACCAATATGCCCAAAGGCTACCGCCCCAGTGACATAGTCCGCCTGGTCACCATCGCTCACTAG
- a CDS encoding winged helix-turn-helix domain-containing protein codes for MKGSFHIADWEVEPQINQVRRQNHSFHLEPKVMQVLVELAAHSDEVLSKEHLIHAVWSDTFVSDDVLTRCISEIRRVLDDDARAPKIIQTIPKSGYRLIAPVVFDKAAPPKNGSSNGSTATVEAATVETPPLKTAETPRKNLAPWIVAVGVLAIAVVYFAIRATRPPVAQPGPEESYRTIPFTSYPGSQTQPAFSPDGNQVAFVWNGEGGENRNIYVKIIGSETPLQLTHDAGQDYSPTWSPDGRSIAFLRYTDTDRGIFMVPALGGAEHKVFTPTGIVEWERNALSWSPDGKRLIFSDGKSANSPSSIFELDLETGTAKAITSPPKLWDGDSGPAFSPDGKKIAFVRGSEGWVQDLYVMDAAGGEPTRLTNDGRMMASISWAADGKSIVYSSNRAGKFSLWRIPATGGTAERIGVGTEDAFGPSVSRNGDHLAYTQGSSIYGIHRLDLKAPKSAATTILSSTQQDSAPKLSPDGSRVAFQSWRSGTQEVWVAGSDGKNPERVTSFEKSLTGSPSWSPDGKQLAFDARPEGRSHIYALRLDGGQPKAVTDGDFNDILPNWSSDGKWVYFASNRGGAWQIWKAPSEGGTPQQVTKHGGFVGQESFDGKWLYFAKPDAVGLFRMPVSGGDEQKIMNQPPEAYWGYWSLTPNGIYYLNETGGKMSIEFAELDGTHPTRVHVLERGLPPFSGLSVTPDGKTLLYNDRVEAGSHITLVDGFR; via the coding sequence GTGAAGGGCTCGTTCCATATCGCAGATTGGGAGGTCGAGCCTCAGATCAACCAAGTAAGGCGTCAGAACCACTCCTTCCATCTTGAACCGAAGGTGATGCAAGTCCTGGTGGAGTTGGCCGCACACTCGGATGAAGTTCTCTCCAAGGAACATCTGATCCACGCAGTTTGGTCGGACACGTTCGTCAGCGACGACGTGTTGACGCGTTGCATCTCGGAGATCCGGCGAGTGCTGGACGACGATGCGCGCGCGCCGAAGATCATCCAGACGATCCCGAAATCGGGCTACCGGCTGATTGCGCCGGTGGTGTTCGACAAGGCCGCGCCTCCAAAGAATGGGTCGTCGAATGGGTCGACGGCAACGGTTGAGGCGGCGACGGTGGAGACGCCTCCTCTGAAGACCGCTGAGACGCCGCGGAAGAACCTGGCGCCGTGGATTGTTGCGGTCGGCGTATTGGCGATTGCCGTGGTTTACTTCGCGATACGAGCTACTCGTCCGCCGGTAGCCCAACCGGGGCCGGAGGAGAGCTACAGGACGATTCCCTTCACGTCGTATCCGGGATCGCAGACGCAACCGGCGTTTTCGCCGGATGGGAACCAAGTGGCGTTCGTGTGGAATGGCGAGGGCGGAGAGAACCGGAACATCTACGTAAAGATCATCGGGTCGGAGACACCGCTGCAGCTTACGCACGACGCCGGGCAGGATTACAGCCCGACGTGGTCGCCGGATGGACGGTCCATTGCGTTCCTAAGATATACGGACACGGACCGCGGCATCTTTATGGTGCCGGCGCTGGGTGGGGCGGAGCACAAGGTTTTTACGCCGACGGGGATCGTGGAGTGGGAGCGCAATGCGCTCTCGTGGTCGCCGGATGGAAAACGGCTGATCTTCTCCGATGGGAAGAGTGCGAACTCGCCAAGCTCGATTTTCGAACTGGATCTGGAAACGGGGACGGCAAAGGCGATTACGTCACCACCGAAGTTGTGGGACGGCGACAGCGGGCCGGCGTTCTCACCAGATGGAAAGAAGATTGCGTTCGTCCGCGGGTCTGAGGGATGGGTACAGGACCTGTACGTGATGGATGCGGCGGGCGGCGAACCAACGCGACTGACGAACGATGGCCGCATGATGGCGAGCATCAGTTGGGCGGCGGATGGGAAGTCGATTGTGTACTCGTCGAACCGTGCGGGAAAGTTTTCGCTATGGCGGATTCCGGCGACAGGCGGCACGGCCGAGCGCATTGGCGTGGGCACAGAAGATGCATTCGGGCCTAGCGTTTCACGGAATGGCGATCACTTGGCTTACACGCAGGGGAGTTCGATTTACGGGATCCACCGCCTGGATTTGAAAGCACCAAAGAGCGCGGCGACGACGATCTTGAGTTCGACGCAGCAGGATTCTGCGCCGAAGCTTTCGCCGGATGGAAGTCGCGTGGCGTTCCAGTCGTGGCGATCGGGGACGCAGGAAGTTTGGGTTGCGGGCAGCGATGGGAAAAATCCGGAGCGGGTGACTTCGTTTGAGAAGTCGCTGACGGGGAGCCCTTCGTGGTCGCCGGATGGAAAGCAGTTGGCCTTCGACGCGCGGCCGGAGGGACGTTCGCACATCTATGCGCTGCGATTGGATGGCGGGCAGCCGAAAGCCGTGACGGACGGGGATTTCAACGACATTCTGCCGAATTGGTCGAGCGATGGAAAGTGGGTTTATTTTGCGTCGAACCGCGGCGGGGCTTGGCAAATTTGGAAGGCGCCGAGCGAAGGCGGAACTCCGCAACAGGTTACGAAGCATGGCGGATTCGTTGGGCAGGAATCCTTCGACGGCAAGTGGCTGTACTTCGCGAAGCCGGACGCGGTGGGACTGTTCCGGATGCCGGTAAGCGGTGGCGACGAACAGAAGATCATGAATCAGCCGCCGGAAGCGTACTGGGGATATTGGTCGCTGACCCCGAATGGAATTTATTACCTGAACGAGACCGGCGGGAAGATGTCGATTGAGTTCGCCGAATTGGATGGGACGCATCCGACTCGCGTGCATGTACTTGAACGAGGGCTGCCGCCGTTTTCGGGGCTATCGGTTACGCCGGATGGGAAGACGCTCTTGTACAACGATCGGGTTGAGGCGGGGAGCCATATTACGCTGGTGGATGGGTTCCGATAG